A genome region from Brassica oleracea var. oleracea cultivar TO1000 chromosome C2, BOL, whole genome shotgun sequence includes the following:
- the LOC106324848 gene encoding uncharacterized protein LOC106324848, which yields MSDLLAETLTRSDSVAKKRVRHELDELVLDSPDVKRLRDDLFDDSGHDSEIQDLDSLMKSFEDELSSTTTEQGSGETLPDLGYLFEASDDELGLPPPPPPPSTLLHPSSEETEKTVTELVRASSEVDVLSGFEEDVTGFGAFDLDDGLFEYSDVCLDSGDMFSWRPETLPAE from the coding sequence ATGAGCGATTTATTAGCTGAGACACTAACACGGAGTGACTCGGTTGCTAAGAAGCGAGTCAGACACGAGTTGGACGAGCTAGTTCTCGACTCGCCTGACGTGAAGCGGTTGAGAGACGATTTATTCGATGACTCGGGTCATGACTCAGAGATTCAAGATCTTGACTCGTTGATGAAAAGCTTCGAGGATGAGTTGTCGTCGACTACGACGGAGCAAGGATCCGGCGAGACTCTGCCGGATCTCGGTTACCTTTTCGAAGCTTCCGACGACGAGCTAGGTTTGCCTCCGCCACCACCGCCACCGTCTACGCTTCTTCATCCGTCGTCTGAAGAAACGGAGAAGACGGTTACGGAGTTGGTACGCGCGTCGTCGGAAGTCGACGTGTTAAGTGGATTTGAGGAGGATGTTACGGGTTTCGGAGCTTTCGATCTGGATGATGGGCTATTCGAATATTCCGATGTTTGTTTAGATTCCGGTGACATGTTTTCATGGCGGCCGGAAACTTTACCGGCGGAGTAA